A section of the Heterodontus francisci isolate sHetFra1 chromosome 7, sHetFra1.hap1, whole genome shotgun sequence genome encodes:
- the LOC137372031 gene encoding myosin light chain kinase, smooth muscle-like isoform X4 → MAMLAGLSGRKSSLGNTSPSPPDSAEKPEAEADETKLLLEAVSEERQSFKPYFSKTFKDTEVIVGSAARFDCKIEGYPDPEVIWFKGEQPIKESRHYQIEYDEDGNCCLIVSEVSAHDDGKYTCKAINSLGEATWTSELIVKTMKEGEMSNTESK, encoded by the exons ATGGCAATGCTAGCTGGTCTAAGTGGGAGGAAGTCTTCACTGGGAAACACATCCCCCAGTCCTCCAGATTCTGCTGAAAAGCCAGAAGCCGAAG CTGATGAAACCAAGCTGCTTCTTGAGGCAGtttctgaagaaagacaaagctttaagcCATATTTCTCCAAGACGTTTAAAGACACTGAAGTTATAGTAGGCAGTGCTGCTCGCTTTGACTGCAAGATTGAAG GCTACCCTGATCCTGAAGTTATCTGGTTCAAGGGCGAACAACCTATCAAGGAGTCTCGCCACTACCAAATTGAATATGATGAAGATGGAAACTGCTGTTTGATTGTTTCTGAGGTATCTGCACATGATGATGGCAAATATACTTGCAAGGCCATCAACAGCCTAGGAGAAGCAACCTGGACATCTGAGCTCATTGTGAAAACAATGAAAGAAGGAGAGATGAGTAACACTGAATCAAAGTAA